The following are encoded together in the Thermoanaerobaculia bacterium genome:
- the nuoL gene encoding NADH-quinone oxidoreductase subunit L — MRALDYLWLIPALPFLGAAVNGLLVRNRHKSLATAIGVGAPGLSLLVALACLAEFLGRPGHAPYEQLLYPWTAGSLKIDIAFLLDPLSAVMLFVVTFVGFLIHVYSVGYMAHEEGYRRYFSYLNLFMGAMLLLILGDNYLVMFVGWEGVGLCSYLLIGFYFDQDFPPQAGRKAFIVNRIGDFAFLVGLFAIFSQFGTLNFKGVNTAILADVSALEAPFALGLSLASFIALFLFIGAMGKSAQIPLYVWLPDAMAGPTPVSALIHAATMVTAGVYMVVRTNLIYQLAPSIMLFVAIVGAATAIFAATIGIAQNDIKKVLAYSTVSQLGYMFLAAGVGAYVAAIFHLATHAFFKALLFLGSGSVIHAMGGEQDMRKMGGLRKQLPWTYRTFLVGTLAISGVPLLAGFFSKDAILGGAFEKSPVLWIVGLATAALTACYMLRLLCLTFLGKFRGTHEQEHHLHESPAVMVAPLVILAAGAALAGYAGKIPFTHLDWLGGFLAPVIVAIPGHEAHGGHHGLGLEAILVAASIAAAAAGLGLAWRLWGGGRGTASDEALARRIPRLYRLLENKYFVDEIYDRLVVRPLRATARFCWKVIDSVFIDGGLHVLAFVTELAGDLGRFSTTGNVRQYALYFFAGVLALFWWMIF; from the coding sequence ATGAGAGCTCTCGACTATCTCTGGCTGATCCCGGCGCTGCCCTTCCTCGGTGCGGCCGTGAACGGCCTCCTCGTCAGGAATCGCCACAAGTCGCTCGCGACCGCGATCGGCGTCGGCGCCCCCGGCCTGTCGCTGCTCGTCGCGCTCGCCTGCCTCGCCGAGTTCCTCGGCCGGCCCGGCCACGCGCCCTACGAGCAGCTCCTCTATCCCTGGACCGCCGGTTCCCTGAAGATCGACATCGCCTTCCTGCTCGATCCGCTCTCGGCCGTGATGCTCTTCGTGGTCACCTTCGTGGGTTTCCTCATCCACGTCTACTCGGTCGGCTACATGGCCCACGAAGAGGGCTACCGGCGCTACTTCTCCTATCTGAACCTGTTCATGGGCGCCATGTTGCTCCTGATTCTCGGCGACAACTACCTGGTGATGTTCGTCGGCTGGGAGGGCGTCGGTCTCTGCTCCTACCTGCTGATCGGCTTCTATTTCGACCAGGACTTCCCGCCCCAGGCCGGACGCAAGGCTTTCATCGTCAACCGGATCGGCGACTTCGCCTTCCTGGTCGGCCTGTTCGCGATCTTCAGCCAGTTCGGAACGCTCAATTTCAAGGGCGTCAACACCGCGATCCTGGCCGACGTCTCCGCCCTCGAGGCGCCTTTCGCGCTCGGCCTCTCGCTCGCCAGCTTCATCGCCCTCTTCCTGTTCATCGGCGCCATGGGCAAGAGCGCGCAGATTCCGCTCTACGTCTGGTTGCCGGATGCGATGGCCGGCCCGACGCCGGTATCGGCCCTCATCCATGCGGCGACGATGGTCACGGCCGGCGTCTACATGGTCGTCCGCACCAACCTCATCTATCAGCTCGCGCCGTCGATCATGCTTTTCGTAGCGATCGTCGGTGCGGCGACCGCGATCTTCGCCGCCACGATCGGCATCGCGCAGAACGACATCAAGAAGGTCCTCGCCTATTCGACCGTGTCGCAGCTCGGATACATGTTCCTGGCCGCCGGCGTCGGCGCCTACGTCGCGGCGATCTTCCACCTCGCCACGCACGCCTTCTTCAAGGCGCTGCTCTTCCTCGGCTCCGGCTCGGTGATCCACGCCATGGGCGGCGAGCAGGACATGCGCAAGATGGGCGGCCTCAGGAAGCAGCTGCCCTGGACCTATCGCACCTTCCTCGTCGGAACGCTCGCGATCTCCGGAGTTCCGCTCCTCGCCGGCTTCTTCAGCAAGGACGCCATCCTCGGCGGCGCTTTCGAGAAGTCGCCGGTGCTCTGGATCGTCGGGCTCGCGACCGCGGCCCTGACCGCCTGCTACATGCTGCGACTGCTCTGCCTGACCTTCCTCGGCAAGTTCCGCGGCACGCACGAGCAGGAGCATCACCTCCACGAATCGCCCGCCGTCATGGTGGCTCCGCTCGTCATCCTCGCGGCCGGAGCGGCCCTCGCCGGCTACGCCGGCAAGATCCCGTTCACCCACCTCGACTGGCTCGGAGGATTCCTGGCTCCGGTCATCGTCGCCATCCCTGGGCACGAGGCCCATGGCGGACATCACGGCCTGGGGCTGGAGGCGATTCTCGTCGCCGCGTCGATCGCCGCCGCAGCCGCGGGGTTGGGGCTCGCCTGGAGGCTATGGGGAGGCGGCCGCGGCACGGCCTCCGACGAAGCGCTGGCGCGACGCATTCCGCGCCTCTACCGCCTCCTCGAGAACAAGTATTTCGTCGACGAGATCTACGACCGCCTCGTGGTTCGCCCGCTCCGGGCGACGGCGCGGTTCTGCTGGAAAGTCATCGATTCCGTGTTCATCGACGGCGGCCTGCACGTGCTGGCCTTCGTCACGGAGCTGGCGGGTGACCTCGGACGCTTCTCCACCACGGGCAACGTCCGCCAGTACGCCCTCTATTTCTTTGCCGGAGTGCTCGCCCTCTTCTGGTGGATGATCTTCTGA
- the nuoK gene encoding NADH-quinone oxidoreductase subunit NuoK — translation MTTIPIAWFLVLAAVLFCIGTFGALTRRSGIAIFLSIELMLNAANLTLVAYSRIHGDSAGQMFVFFALAVAAAEAAVGLGLFISIYRLRHTIDVNRLNRLRW, via the coding sequence ATGACGACGATTCCCATTGCCTGGTTCCTGGTGCTGGCCGCGGTGCTCTTCTGCATCGGGACCTTCGGCGCCCTCACTCGTCGCAGCGGCATCGCGATCTTCCTCTCGATCGAGCTCATGTTGAATGCAGCCAACCTGACGCTCGTCGCCTACTCGCGCATCCATGGCGACAGCGCCGGGCAGATGTTCGTCTTCTTCGCGCTCGCCGTCGCCGCCGCCGAGGCCGCCGTGGGCCTGGGCCTGTTCATCAGCATCTATCGGCTCCGGCATACGATCGACGTCAATCGCCTGAATCGACTCCGATGGTGA
- a CDS encoding NADH-quinone oxidoreductase subunit J, producing MLLAVFVILAVAAVSSAIVVVLHRNPVFSTMSLVVTLVATAGLFIMLGSPFLAALQILLYTGAILVLFLFVIMLLNVQRERAAVTRVSGMLVAAGICAVVFAGALVRLFWVAYSGATVAPLDSETTSLVKIARELFSIYILPFEMIGLLLLVAVVAASWVAQKAEPAAPQGSSDESAPEQQGEPR from the coding sequence ATGCTGCTCGCCGTCTTCGTAATCCTGGCAGTCGCTGCGGTCAGCTCGGCGATCGTGGTCGTCCTGCACCGCAATCCGGTCTTCTCCACCATGAGCCTCGTCGTGACGCTCGTCGCCACGGCCGGGCTCTTCATCATGCTCGGATCGCCCTTCCTCGCGGCGCTCCAGATCCTGCTCTACACCGGCGCGATCCTGGTGCTCTTCCTCTTCGTCATCATGCTGCTCAACGTGCAGCGCGAGCGTGCGGCGGTGACCCGGGTGAGCGGCATGCTCGTCGCGGCGGGGATCTGCGCGGTGGTCTTCGCCGGAGCCCTGGTCCGCCTCTTCTGGGTGGCCTACTCCGGCGCGACTGTTGCGCCCCTCGACTCCGAGACCACCTCGCTGGTGAAGATCGCGCGCGAGCTCTTCAGCATCTACATCCTGCCCTTCGAGATGATCGGACTGCTGCTGCTGGTGGCGGTCGTCGCCGCGAGCTGGGTCGCCCAGAAGGCGGAACCCGCGGCTCCGCAGGGCTCTTCTGACGAGTCCGCGCCGGAGCAGCAGGGAGAGCCGCGATGA
- the nuoH gene encoding NADH-quinone oxidoreductase subunit NuoH, with the protein MVFTPTVVAALAMTGLWLFALINVTPIMLWLERRAPAFMQDRLGPNRLGPLGLFQAIADVLKFIFKEDINPAGADKTLFILAPTVGFVASLLTYLVIPFGPEVTVAGHSFPLVVIDSDAGMLLFLALSSLGVYGLVLAGYSSNSKWSMMGGIRASAQMVSYELALTVAVLAALIPAGSLNLSRVVDHQIAGTLFGFLPAWNIFLQPLGFLVFLVAAFAETNRLPFDLPEAESELVAGYHTEYGGLRMALFYMGEYQSMAILSALGATLYFGGWSVPGVDAAAAGAWIATLPVLGPLLGPGLGTAIFGFSVLLVKTYMALFFFIWVRWTFPRFRYDQLMHLGWKVLLPLALLNFVVVAALAVAGKI; encoded by the coding sequence GTGGTCTTCACTCCGACTGTCGTCGCCGCCCTGGCCATGACCGGCCTGTGGCTCTTCGCGTTGATCAACGTGACGCCGATCATGCTCTGGCTCGAGCGCCGGGCGCCCGCATTCATGCAGGATCGCCTCGGCCCGAACCGGCTCGGCCCGCTCGGGCTCTTCCAGGCGATCGCCGACGTCCTCAAGTTCATCTTCAAGGAGGACATCAACCCGGCGGGCGCCGACAAGACGCTCTTCATCCTCGCCCCCACCGTCGGTTTCGTCGCCTCGCTCCTCACCTACCTGGTGATTCCTTTCGGTCCCGAGGTCACCGTCGCGGGCCACTCCTTCCCGCTGGTGGTGATCGACTCCGACGCCGGGATGCTCCTCTTCCTGGCCCTGTCCAGCCTCGGGGTCTACGGCCTCGTTCTCGCCGGTTACAGCTCGAACAGCAAATGGTCGATGATGGGCGGCATCCGCGCCTCGGCCCAGATGGTGAGCTATGAGCTCGCGCTGACGGTGGCGGTGCTGGCCGCGCTCATTCCGGCCGGCTCGTTGAACCTCTCGCGCGTCGTCGATCACCAGATCGCCGGCACGCTCTTCGGCTTCCTGCCGGCCTGGAACATCTTCCTGCAGCCGTTGGGTTTCCTGGTCTTCCTGGTGGCGGCCTTCGCCGAGACCAACCGACTCCCGTTCGACCTGCCGGAAGCGGAGTCCGAGCTCGTCGCCGGCTACCACACCGAATACGGCGGCCTCCGCATGGCGCTCTTCTACATGGGCGAGTACCAGTCGATGGCGATCCTGTCGGCCCTCGGAGCCACGCTCTACTTCGGCGGCTGGTCCGTGCCCGGCGTCGACGCCGCCGCGGCCGGCGCCTGGATCGCGACGCTTCCCGTTCTCGGCCCGCTCCTCGGCCCGGGACTGGGCACGGCGATCTTCGGCTTCTCCGTCCTGCTGGTGAAGACCTACATGGCGCTCTTCTTCTTCATCTGGGTGCGCTGGACCTTCCCGCGTTTCCGCTACGATCAACTCATGCACCTGGGCTGGAAGGTGCTCCTGCCTCTCGCGCTCCTCAACTTCGTCGTCGTGGCCGCGCTCGCCGTCGCCGGAAAGATCTGA
- a CDS encoding (2Fe-2S)-binding protein, translating into MPTLTIDGRTVEVPAGTNLIEAGLKVGVQIPHYCYHPRLSIVGQCRMCMVEIEGMGKLQAACSTQVMKDGMVVRTASPNAEEAQRAIMEFLLINHPLDCPICDQAGECGLQDYSYKHGQAFSRFRFEEKRTYPEKERIPLGPTVMLNMNRCIQCTRCVRFTEEISGTSELGFFERGSHAEIGTFPGKPLDNPLSTCVVDICPVGALTSTRFRFAERVWYLDKNPSICTGCDVGCNITLEHKHGSIKRYKPRQNPDVNDFWMCDYGRSTHERYREIPRLAFPQIRRNGALAATGWKEALDNVAHNLRSRRSEGAIAFLGSGFLSTEEAFLFAKIAAFVESPHRSIWVDSGPARQIPNLQGGITGHDAAPNRRGAELAGLVPASGAVGSEDLLLAGGAAKCGAIFVADSDFGRAAHDPKVVERLREAKFLAVMGWADSPLARVADVVLPVATHAERAGTFVNSEWRVQRFEQAFPAPPQVRPGVEALADLLSRFDPKWSTVTPATVFDLMAEEVPAFSGLRFRDIAAQGTRLPGAPENAPAGAGA; encoded by the coding sequence ATGCCTACCTTGACCATCGACGGACGCACGGTCGAGGTGCCGGCCGGGACCAACCTGATCGAAGCCGGACTGAAGGTCGGAGTCCAGATACCGCACTACTGCTATCACCCGCGACTGTCGATCGTCGGCCAGTGCCGCATGTGCATGGTCGAGATCGAAGGCATGGGCAAGCTCCAGGCGGCCTGCTCGACCCAGGTGATGAAGGACGGCATGGTCGTCCGCACCGCCTCCCCCAACGCAGAAGAGGCGCAGCGCGCGATCATGGAGTTCCTGCTCATCAATCATCCGCTCGACTGCCCGATCTGCGATCAGGCCGGCGAATGCGGGCTCCAGGACTACTCCTACAAGCACGGGCAGGCCTTTTCGCGGTTCCGGTTCGAAGAGAAGCGGACCTATCCCGAGAAGGAGCGCATCCCGCTCGGGCCGACGGTGATGCTGAACATGAACCGGTGCATCCAGTGCACCAGGTGCGTGCGCTTCACCGAGGAGATCTCCGGGACCAGCGAGCTCGGCTTCTTCGAGCGCGGTTCGCATGCGGAGATCGGCACCTTCCCCGGCAAGCCGCTCGACAACCCGCTCTCGACCTGCGTCGTCGACATCTGCCCGGTCGGCGCCCTGACGTCGACCCGCTTCCGGTTCGCCGAGCGCGTCTGGTACCTCGACAAGAACCCGTCGATCTGCACCGGCTGCGACGTCGGCTGCAACATCACTCTCGAGCACAAGCACGGGTCGATCAAGCGCTACAAGCCGCGCCAGAATCCGGATGTCAACGACTTCTGGATGTGCGACTACGGACGTTCCACGCACGAGCGCTACCGCGAGATCCCACGGCTCGCTTTCCCGCAGATTCGCCGCAACGGCGCTCTCGCTGCGACCGGCTGGAAGGAAGCGCTCGACAACGTCGCGCACAACCTGCGCTCGCGCAGGAGCGAAGGCGCCATCGCCTTCCTGGGCTCGGGCTTCCTGTCGACCGAAGAGGCTTTCCTGTTCGCCAAGATCGCTGCTTTCGTCGAGTCGCCGCATCGTTCGATCTGGGTCGACAGCGGTCCGGCACGACAGATCCCGAATCTGCAGGGCGGCATCACCGGGCATGACGCGGCACCGAACCGCCGCGGCGCCGAGTTGGCCGGGCTGGTGCCCGCGAGCGGCGCGGTCGGCAGCGAGGACCTGCTGCTCGCGGGTGGCGCGGCCAAGTGCGGAGCGATCTTCGTCGCCGACAGCGACTTCGGGCGCGCCGCCCACGATCCCAAAGTCGTCGAGCGCCTGCGCGAGGCGAAGTTCCTGGCGGTCATGGGTTGGGCCGATTCGCCACTCGCCCGGGTCGCGGACGTCGTCCTTCCGGTCGCCACCCACGCCGAGCGCGCCGGAACCTTCGTCAACTCCGAATGGCGCGTGCAGCGCTTCGAGCAGGCCTTCCCCGCACCGCCGCAGGTGCGGCCGGGCGTCGAGGCACTCGCGGATCTCCTGTCGCGGTTCGACCCGAAGTGGTCGACGGTCACACCCGCAACGGTGTTCGACCTGATGGCGGAAGAGGTTCCGGCCTTCTCGGGCCTGCGCTTCCGCGACATTGCAGCGCAAGGCACCCGCCTGCCGGGAGCCCCCGAGAATGCGCCCGCAGGGGCGGGAGCGTAA